A single region of the Salvia miltiorrhiza cultivar Shanhuang (shh) chromosome 8, IMPLAD_Smil_shh, whole genome shotgun sequence genome encodes:
- the LOC130996553 gene encoding growth-regulating factor 3-like: MDFNLKQWRDESEHETSAKLPKLNSSSSPLPLFVPLSSTATKLPTPAGMGGGTYFSSAQWQELELQALIFRHIMGGAAVPPELLHLVKKSLVGSPAYYLCNPLHYYHPSSSMDPEPGRCRRTDGKKWRCSRDVVAAQKYCERHMHRGKNRSRKPVEIPTATAPRFSLSGPLTYVDLHHHNHNPRPMESIPETKCPSQPQNDAGDPTLRHFFHDWPRSLDQAADDAATNLSISTSDFSLKLGSGSGDGGEGSRSQMNWGMAWEAAHRSAPMGGPLAEALRSSLSTSSSPTSVLHRLQRTSASHTSFVTS, from the exons ATGGATTTCAATCTGAAGCAATGGAGAGATGAGTCAGAACATGAAACATCAGCAAAGCTACCAAAACTGAACTCATCATCATCTCCACTCCCCTTGTTTGTTCCTCTCTCCTCAACCGCCACCAAACTCCCCACTCCCGCAGGAATGGGGGGTGGGACCTACTTCAGCTCCGCCCAGTGGCAGGAGCTTGAGCTTCAAGCTCTCATATTCAGACACATCATGGGTGGCGCCGCCGTTCCGCCGGAGCTCCTCCATCTTGTCAAGAAGAGCCTCGTCGGCTCTCCTGCCTATTACTTGTGCAACCCTCTCCATTACTACCACCCTTCTTCTT CAATGGATCCTGAGCCGGGGAGGTGCCGGCGGACCGACGGCAAGAAGTGGCGCTGCTCCAGGGATGTGGTGGCGGCGCAGAAGTACTGCGAGCGCCACATGCACCGCGGCAAGAACCGTTCAAGAAAGCCTGTGGAAATTCCCACAGCCACCGCCCCTCGTTTTAGCCTTTCGGGGCCTTTAACCTATGTGGACCTTCACCACCATAATCACAACCCAAG GCCTATGGAGTCCATACCCGAGACTAAGTGCCCATCTCAACCTCAAAACGACGCCGGAGATCCCACGCTTCGACATTTCTTCCACGATTGGCCTAGATCACTTGATCAGGCGGCGGACGATGCCGCTACTAACTTGTCCATCTCGACGTCGGACTTCTCCTTGAAGCTTGGCAGTGGCAGTGGTGATGGCGGTGAAGGTTCAAGGTCTCAAATGAATTGGGGCATGGCGTGGGAGGCGGCTCACCGGTCCGCCCCGATGGGTGGACCGCTGGCGGAGGCGCTGAGGTCGTCGCTCTCCACATCGTCGTCGCCCACGAGCGTGCTGCATCGGTTGCAGAGGACCTCTGCCTCCCACACTAGTTTTGTTACCTCCTAG
- the LOC130998408 gene encoding uncharacterized protein LOC130998408 produces the protein MGMDATGRDSVTPLQKYTVAIRQLATSVCTDTFDKYQKISNTTGQLCLKKFCKAIIQAYSVEYLRRPIPVNVQQLLQMHETRHGFPGMLGSLDYMHWAWKNCPKSSVLAINPKEARFKKMQESAQKNVERAFGVLKAR, from the exons ATGGGGATGGATGCTACGGGCCGGGACTCTGTCACGCCGTTGCAGAAATACACGGTGGCTATCCGACAACTAGCCACCAGTGTTTGTACGGATACTTTTGACAAGTATCAGAAAATTTCTAACACGACGGGGCAGCTATGTCTGAAGAAGTTTTGCAAAGCTATCATTCAGGCATACAGTGTCGAGTATCTTCGGCGTCCAATACCGGTGAACGTCCAACAACTGCTTCAGATGCATGAGACGCGGCATGGATTTCCtgggatgctcgggagtcttgaCTATATGCATTGGGCATGGAAGAATTGTCCAAAG AGCTCGGTGTTGGCGATCAATCCGAAagaggcgaggttcaagaagatgcaagaatcggcacaaAAGAatgtcgaacgtgcctttggagtgcTTAAAGCTCGATag